Proteins from one Lonchura striata isolate bLonStr1 chromosome 6, bLonStr1.mat, whole genome shotgun sequence genomic window:
- the PLA2G4F gene encoding cytosolic phospholipase A2 zeta, with product MFQEVLRGPFPARVLPFLAALLFQRKERRDTGFCHWRREKHPYYNLTVKVLRARNIKGTDVLSKADCYVELKLPTASPSVSRTQVVDNSENPEWNETFQYRIHSAVKNILQLTLYDKDVLVSDELTSVVFDVGGVRPGQPLQHTFRLDPEANEELDVEFFLEKCSVAPTEVLTNGVLVVHPCLCLQGTVNKEENAKEKQQGCCEVKVSVPGAYQKQLSIPWTPDNEKNYGTSFVFHVDKEMCPELQVELQQTISVLQDGVNPDIENHTTVLGLGTVPVNSLPVGEKVDKIISLGEGKSLDMSLKTEESTWDLDIRLGFELCKEEREFLDKRKKVVSEALRKTLDLKESPPKDEVPVMAVLGSGGGMRALTSFYGSLAGLQQLGLLDAAMYLCGVSGSTWCLSTLYRDPDWSQKDLKDAIRRAQDTVSSSKAGAFSPERLKYYFQELNAMEVTGRKASFTDLWGLIVEYFLQQEEDPSKLSDQQEAVKWAQNPYPIYAAVNVRPNMSSGDFAEWCEFTPYEVGFRKYGAFVRTENFDSEFFMGRLVQKHPEPRICFLQGMWGSAFAASLDDICLKVVGIGLNFLDSFKDVIKVVDDCRRFHFRDPAQLKTRLVIPGGPMLQIVQDFFKSRVTCGETFNFMKGLYLHKDYVNIKKFVTWRDTHLDAFPNQLTPMAESLYLVDGGFSINSPFPLVLQPERDVDVILSFNFSWEAPFEVLELTQKYCEEHEIPFPKIEFSEEDEKKPKECYMFVDDNNPKAPIVLHFPLVNDTFQKYKAPGVERESEEEKSFGDFIIESKDSPYRTLNFTFEPYDFSRLVEVNRYNVLNNKDTLLKTLNLALQRRKLKKVINKSNT from the exons cGGGAAAAACATCCTTACTACAACCTAACAGTAAAAGTCCTCCGAGCCAGAAACATCAAGGGTACAGATGTGT TATCCAAGGCAGACTGCTATGTGGAACTAAAGCTGCCCACTGCATCTCCCAGTGTCTCCCGAACTCAGGTTGTTGACAACTCTGAGAACCCAGAATGGAATGAAACTTTCCAGTATCGAATCCATAGTGCTGTCAAG aacATTCTCCAGCTGACCCTCTATGATAAGGATGTCCTTGTCAGTGATGAGCTCACCTCTGTTGTCTTCGACGTGGGGGGCGTGAGGCCGggccagcccctgcagcacacCTTCAGGCTGGACCCCGAG gcTAATGAAGAGCTGGATGTAGAGTTTTTCTTGGAGAAATG CTCAGTTGCCCCTACAGAAGTATTGACCAACGGAGTCCTTGTG GTTCATCCTTGCTTGTGTCTGCAAGGCACTGTCaacaaagaggaaaatgcaAAAGAGAAACAGCAAG GATGCTGTGAGGTCAAGGTGTCTGTCCCAGGCGCATATCAAAAGCAGTTATCTATTCCTTGGACACCAGACAATGAGAAGAATTATGGAACCTCATTTGTCTTTCATGTGGATAAAGAAATGTGTCCAGAACTGCAAGTGGAGTTGCAGCAAACCATATCTGTCCTACAG gatgGTGTGAACCCTGATATTGAAAATCATACTACAGTTCTGGGACTGGGGACTGTACCAGTTAATTCCCTTCCTGTTGGAGAAAAAGTTGATAAAATCATTTCTCTGGGAGAG GGAAAAAGTTTGGATATGAGTTTGAAAACTGAAGAGAG CACTTGGGATCTTGATATACGTCTGGGTTTTGAGCTCTGTAAAGAAGAGAGAGAATTTTTGGACAAAAGGAAGAAAGTAGTTTCTGAGGCATTGAGGAAGACTCTTGACTTAAAAGAATCCCCTCCAAAAGATGAG GTTCCAgtcatggcagtgctgggctctggAGGTGGGATGAGAGCGCTGACGTCGTTCTAtggcagcctggctgggctgcagcagctgggcctTCTGGATGCTGCAATGTACCTCTGTGGCGTTTCTGGCTCCACTTG gTGTTTATCAACACTGTATCGAGACCCTGACTGGTCACAGAAAGACCTTAAAGATGCAATCAGAAGAGCTCAGGACACTGTGTCCAGCAGCAAAGCAGGGGCATTTTCCCCAGAACGACTGAAATACTATTTCCAGGAGCTGAATGCAATGGAGGTCACTGGACGGAAGGCTTCCTTTACAGATCTGTGGGGTCTTATTGTGGAATATTTCCTACAACAAGAG GAAGATCCATCAAAGCTGTCTGATCAGCAAGAAGCAGTGAAATGGGCCCAGAACCCTTATCCTATCTATGCAGCTGTCAATGTGAGACCCAATATGAGCAGTGGTGACTTTGCAG AATGGTGTGAGTTCACTCCCTATGAAGTTGGATTTCGCAAATATGGAGCTTTTGTTCGAACAGAGAATTTTGACAGCGAGTTCTTCATGGGACGGCTTGTCCAGAAACATCCAGAGCCCAGGATTTGCTTTCTACAAG GAATGTGGGGCAGTGCCTTTGCTGCAAGCTTGGACGATATCTGCCTGAAAGTGGTTGGTATAGGACTGAACTTTCTAGATTCTTTCAAAGATGTTATCAAAGTTGTAG ATGACTGCCGAAGATTCCATTTCCGAGacccagcacagctgaagaCTCGTTTGGTTATACCTGGGGGCCCGATGTTACAAATTGTTCAGGATTTCTTCAAATCCCGTGTCACATGTGGAGAAACCTTCAATTTCATGAAGGGATTGTATCTTCATAAAGATTATGTTAACATCAAGAAATTTGTGACTTGGAGAG ATACTCACCTGGATGCATTTCCCAACCAGCTGACTCCCATGGCAGAGAGCTTGTATTTAGTGGATGGTGGCTTTTCCATCAactctccttttcctttggtACTTCAGCCAGAGAGGGATGTGGATGTTATCTTGTCATTCaatttttcctgggaagctCCATTTGAG GTTTTAGAGCTGACTCAGAAGTACTGTGAGGAGCATGAAATTCCTTTTCCAAAAATTGAGTTTAGTGAGGAAGATGAAAAGAAGCCAAAAGAGTGTTACATGTTTGTGGATGATAATAATCCAAAGGCTCCAATTGTACTCCATTTCCCACTGGTGAATGACACCTTTCAGAAATACAAAGCTCCAG gaGTTGAACGTGAGTCAGAAGAAGAGAAATCCTTTGGTGACTTTATCATTGAGTCAAAAGATTCCCCTTACCGTACACTAAACTTCACCTTTGAGCCATATGATTTCAGCAGGTTGGTGGAAGTGAATCGCTACAATGTTCTGAACAACAAAGACACTCTCCTCAAAACCCTAAACTTGGCTCTGCAAAGGAGGAAGCTGAAGAAAGTCATCAATAAGTCAAATACATGA